The genomic segment GAATGACTCACATAAATATTTTTTGAATGTATCTATCTGAGTCAAGTTTATATTAGTTAAAAATTCCCCGTGAGACCGGTTACTGCGGTAATCCGGTTGTTTTTTAGGCTGTTTAAGATATTTTGATATTAAACTGAGGTTGAAATTGTAAAGCAGTGTCCCGTGATGCAAAAAATAATTCCGTTTCCTGATTTGTGCATTTCCCGATATTTTCCTGTCACCAAGCGTTATATCTGAAATCCCCTTTATATCAACATCATTTTTAGTAAGCGTTTTCAAAACATTGCATACTTTTGTAAGAATATAATTGTAAGATTTTCTAACATCAAACAATTCACTGTTACAAGCAAGTATTATAGAATAATTTAAACATCCCGGACCCAAAAGAACCGTCCCGCCGCCTGAATTTCTTTTTACAACAGGGATATTATCCCCCTTACAACTTTCTTCATAAATACTGTCTAGACCGGAATCACGTCCCAGTGAAACAAAAAAAGATTTTGGTTCCCAAAATCTCACAGCTTCTTCCTTATTATTTTGTGAAAGTTTTAAAAGTTCTTCGTCGTATTCAATATTTTTTACAGGATTGTTAAATGTTATATCTATTATATGCACAGTTTAAGTTCTTTCACCGCTTTTACTTCATCCAACCTTCCTACCGGGGTCTTTTGGGGAGCGTCGTGCAGTTCTTTGGGGTTTTCTTCCGCTAACTTTGCTATTTCAATCATCGCTTCTATAAAAGCGTCTATCGTTTCTTTTGATTCGGTTTCTGTCGGTTCTATCATTATCGCTTCTTTAACATTCAAAGGGAAATATATAGTCGGCGGGTGAAAACCTCTGTCTATTAAAGATTTGGCGATGTCCACCGCACTAACCCCTTTTTCCGCCTGTTTTTTTGCCGAAAACACACATTCATGCATGCATGGTTTATCATACGGCAGGTGATAATATTTTTTAAGTTTTTCTTTTATATAATTTGCATTCAAAACAGCGTTTTCGGATACCCTTATCAACCCTTCCTTTCCTAATGTAAGTATGTATGAATATGCTTTTAGTATTACTCCAAAATTACCATAGAACGGCGCAATATATCCTATTGAAGACGGTTTGTCATATTCTAATGAAAATGTGCTGTCG from the Elusimicrobiota bacterium genome contains:
- a CDS encoding lipoate--protein ligase family protein, with translation MHIIDITFNNPVKNIEYDEELLKLSQNNKEEAVRFWEPKSFFVSLGRDSGLDSIYEESCKGDNIPVVKRNSGGGTVLLGPGCLNYSIILACNSELFDVRKSYNYILTKVCNVLKTLTKNDVDIKGISDITLGDRKISGNAQIRKRNYFLHHGTLLYNFNLSLISKYLKQPKKQPDYRSNRSHGEFLTNINLTQIDTFKKYLCESFK